A DNA window from Trichosurus vulpecula isolate mTriVul1 chromosome 2, mTriVul1.pri, whole genome shotgun sequence contains the following coding sequences:
- the LOC118835909 gene encoding zinc finger protein 835-like: MERFPRDISLDSKVGEAKREKRGKQETHLSSPETTAEDNGRKHNESKNSISTKSVLVPRVRGPMELRPPKPDPRGKSLKQNSNPIKPEGICEENKPWKCNECGKAFSYCSAFILHQRVHTGEKPYACKECGKAFSQSIHLTLHQRIHTGEKPYECNECGKAFSQGSYLISHWKTHTGEKPYKCNDCGKAFTRISHLTQHQRTHTGEKPYKCNECGKSFRNRSSLIEHQRIHTGEKPYECTECEKSFRFSSALIRHQRIHTEEKPYKCCECGKAFTQISHLTQHQRIHTGEKPYKCNECGTTFSQSSSLIEHQRIHTGEKPYKCNECGKAFTQISHLIQHQRIHTGEKPYKCNECGKAFSNRSHLIQHHLIHTGEKPYKCIECGTTFSHGSSLIEHQKIHTGEKPYKCNECGKAFSQGSSLTLHQRTHTGEKPYKCNECGKSFSNRSYLIQHHIIHTGEKPYECNECGKAFSFSSALIRHQRTHTEEKPYKCSECGKAYSQILLLTQHQSIHSEEKPCSLNDCGKSFSHSSIPVEPQSLVSGKKISM; this comes from the coding sequence ATGGAAAGATTCCCAAGGGACATTTCCTTGGACTCCAAAGTGGGAGAAgccaagagggaaaagagaggaaagcaaGAGACCCATTTAAGCTCCCCTGAAACCACAGCTGAGGACAATGGCCGCAAGCACAATGAGAGCAAGAATTCCATAAGTACAAAGTCAGTCTTGGTTccaagagtcagaggacctatggAGCTGAGACCCCCGAAGCCTGATCCACGTGGGAAAAGTTTaaaacagaattcaaacccaatcAAACCAGAGGGAATTTGTGAAGAGAACAAGCCTTggaaatgtaatgaatgtgggaaagccttcagctaCTGCTCAGCCTTTATTCTTCACCAGAGGGTTCATACTGGGGAGAAGCCCTATGCatgtaaagaatgtgggaaagcctttagccAGAGCATACACCTTACcctgcatcagagaattcacactggggagaagccctatgaatgtaatgagtgtggaaaagccttcagccAGGGTTCCTATCTCATTTCACATTGGAAAacacacactggagagaaaccctataaatgtaatgactgtgggaaagccttcacaAGAATTTCACATCTTACACAGCATCAAAGGACCCACACTGGGGAGAAGCCCTacaaatgcaatgaatgtgggaaatcctTTAGGAATCGTTCATCCTTAATAgaacatcaaagaattcacactggagagaaaccctatgagtgTACTGAATGTGAGAAGTCCTTTCGTTTCTCTTCAGCACTAATTAGACATCAGCGAATTCATACAGAAGAGAAACCCTACAAATGttgtgaatgtgggaaagcctttaccCAGATTTCACACCTTACTCAACACCaaagaattcatacaggagagaaaccctataaatgtaatgagtGTGGTACCACCTTCAGTCAAAGTTCATCCCTTattgaacatcagagaattcatacaggagagaaaccttataaatgcaatgaatgtggaaaagctttcactCAGATTTCACATCTTATTCAGCATCAAAGGattcatactggggagaaaccttacaaatgtaatgaatgtgggaaagccttcagtaaTCGTTCACACCTTATTCAACATCATttaattcatactggagaaaaaccttataaatgtattGAATGTGGGACAACTTTCAGTCATGGCTCATCCCTTATtgaacatcagaaaattcatactggagaaaaaccctataaatgtaatgaatgtgggaaggccttcagccaGGGCTCATCCTTGACTCTACATCAGAGGACTCACACTGGGGAAaaaccatataaatgtaatgaatgtgggaaatcaTTTAGTAACCGTTCATACCTTATTCAACATCATATAATTCACACCGGAgaaaaaccctatgaatgtaatgagtgtgggaaggccttcagttTCTCCTCAGCACTTATTCGACACCAGAGAACACACACTGAAGAGAAACCCTATAagtgtagtgaatgtgggaaagcctacAGTCAAATTTTActccttactcagcatcagagcATTCATAGTGAGGAAAAACCATGTTCACTTAATGACTGTGGCAAAAGCTTCAGCCACAGTTCAATACCTGTTGAGCCTCAGTCACTtgtaagtggaaagaaaataTCAATGTGA
- the LOC118835913 gene encoding zinc finger CCCH domain-containing protein 8-like, whose amino-acid sequence MSSTLFPTGLVPFEDLFSKPPNPMLGPSLTQGQHVLDQEGCGKLTCPQSSPGLSMNAPPTGPSPSPTSFGDLAHEPSSPCRASDPPSLEPSPGCSSLEDVFCKLPSPDDPGATQTLPSGGSPCWDFGDLFCKPPNPMLSSNMALSGLGSMACEPLLLVPTPALPSSRPAPGPRPRTVSPDDATCSPRPGEAGSRKHSGQGSGPWLDSKKRTRESRASAKGKQPQEEDFAQLLEQYRRDREALEAAPGSPPEEGRTEKEAKRSAGGGNASRAKKRKRVGTAKAQGPTRPPGPPAAPEHAPVSQEFILKNTVALGSHRVCKYFLAGQCVRGEQCRLDHGADGLKFQKLCKYYVQGYCTRGDHCRYLHDEFPCKFFHTGVKCYQGDHCSFSHAPLTPETEALLRSSLAGPGPTGATPAAPS is encoded by the coding sequence ATGTCTTCCACGTTGTTCCCCACTGGCCTGGTGCCCTTCGAAGATCTCTTCTCCAAACCCCCGAATCCCATGCTCGGCCCCAGCTTGACTCAAGGTCAGCACGTCTTGGACCAGGAGGGCTGCGGGAAGCTGACCTGCCCACAGTCGAGTCCTGGGCTGTCCATGAACGCTCCACCCACTGGGCCCTCACCTAGCCCCACCAGCTTTGGGGATCTGGCCCATGAGCCTTCAAGCCCCTGCCGGGCCTCAGACCCTCCTTCCTTGGAGCCCAGCCCTGGCTGCAGCAGCTTGGAGGATGTATTCTGCAAACTTCCCAGCCCTGATGACCCTGGGGCCACACAGACACTGCCTTCTGGGGGTTCCCCCTGCTGGGATTTTGGGGACCTGTTTTGCAAACCCCCAAACCCCATGCTTTCCTCCAACATGGCACTCTCAGGCTTAGGAAGTATGGCCTGTGAACCTCTCCTCCTGGTGCCAACTCCAGCCTTGCCATCCTCCAGGCCTGCTCCTGGCCCAAGGCCCAGGACAGTGAGCCCAGACGATGCAACCTGCAGTCCCAGACCAGGGGAAGCCGGGTCCAGGAAACATAGCGGCCAAGGCAGCGGCCCATGGCTGGACAGCAAGAAGAGAACCAGGGAGTCCAGGGCTTCTGCCAAGGGGAAGCAGCCCCAGGAGGAGGACTTTGCTCAGCTCCTAGAACAGTATAGACGTGACAGGGAGGCCCTGGAGGCAGCCCCAGGGTCCCCGCCTGAGGAGGGCAGGACTGAGAAAGAAGCCAAGCGGAGTGCTGGGGGCGGGAATGCCAGCCGTGCCAAGAAGAGGAAGCGGGTGGGGACGGCAAAGGCCCAGGGCCCCACACGCCCTCCGGGCCCTCCTGCTGCCCCAGAGCATGCCCCCGTGAGCCAGGAGTTCATCCTGAAGAACACGGTGGCCCTGGGCTCCCACAGGGTGTGTAAGTACTTCCTGGCTGGACAGTGCGTCCGTGGAGAACAATGCCGGCTGGACCACGGGGCTGACGGCCTCAAGTTCCAGAAGCTCTGCAAGTACTATGTGCAGGGCTACTGTACGCGGGGTGACCACTGCCGCTACTTGCACGACGAGTTCCCATGTAAGTTCTTCCACACGGGTGTCAAGTGCTACCAGGGCGACCACTGCAGCTTCTCCCATGCGCCTCTGACGCCTGAGACGGAGGCCCTGCTGAGGTCCTCCCTGGCGGGCCCGGGTCCCACAGGGGCAACTCCTGCGGCTCCCTCCTGA